A stretch of Maridesulfovibrio zosterae DSM 11974 DNA encodes these proteins:
- the glyA gene encoding serine hydroxymethyltransferase has translation MEELMMKDPAVAAAISQEVTRQMTKLELIASENFTSTAVRQAMGSVMTHKYAEGYPGKRYYGGCEFVDLAEDLARDRAKEIFGCEYVNVQPHSGSQANMAVYFAALKPGDTVLGMDLSHGGHLTHGSPVNFSGKLFDIKFYGVDPETKTINYDNVLEIAKECKPKMIIAGASAYPRIIDFARFRQIADEVGAVLMVDMAHIAGLIAAGVHPSCIEHAHYTTTTTHKTLRGPRGGMILSTEEHGKALNSNIFPGIQGGPLMHVIAAKAVAFGEALSPSYVEYQKQVVANASTLAGHLSDAGFELVSGGTDNHLMMLDLTNKDITGKDAEHALDEAGITVNKNTIPFETRSPFVTSGVRIGTPALTTRGMKEAEMEKVAAWIDAAIGSADNETKLAAISKEIADFAKNYPLFAY, from the coding sequence ATGGAAGAACTTATGATGAAAGACCCGGCAGTGGCTGCAGCCATTAGTCAGGAAGTTACCCGCCAGATGACTAAGCTTGAACTCATCGCTTCGGAGAACTTTACCTCCACAGCGGTCCGTCAGGCCATGGGCAGTGTAATGACTCATAAATACGCTGAAGGTTACCCTGGGAAACGCTACTATGGCGGCTGTGAGTTTGTTGACCTTGCGGAAGATCTTGCACGTGACCGTGCTAAAGAAATCTTTGGTTGCGAATACGTAAACGTTCAACCTCATTCAGGTTCACAGGCAAATATGGCTGTTTACTTTGCAGCTCTTAAGCCTGGTGACACTGTACTAGGTATGGACCTTTCCCATGGTGGACACCTCACCCACGGTTCTCCAGTAAACTTCTCCGGCAAGCTCTTTGATATCAAATTTTACGGAGTAGACCCGGAAACTAAAACTATCAACTATGATAATGTTCTTGAAATTGCCAAAGAATGCAAACCCAAGATGATCATTGCTGGTGCCAGTGCCTATCCCCGTATCATTGACTTCGCCCGCTTCCGCCAGATTGCAGATGAAGTAGGCGCTGTACTCATGGTCGACATGGCTCATATAGCTGGTCTTATCGCAGCAGGCGTTCATCCATCCTGCATCGAACATGCTCACTACACCACTACCACCACTCACAAGACTCTGCGCGGACCTCGTGGAGGTATGATCCTTTCTACCGAAGAGCATGGCAAGGCTTTGAACTCAAACATCTTCCCCGGAATTCAGGGTGGACCGCTTATGCACGTAATTGCTGCTAAAGCAGTAGCTTTCGGCGAAGCTCTCTCTCCTTCCTATGTTGAATACCAGAAGCAGGTTGTAGCTAATGCTTCAACACTTGCAGGTCACCTTTCTGATGCCGGTTTTGAGCTTGTTTCAGGCGGTACTGATAACCATCTTATGATGCTGGACCTCACTAACAAGGACATCACCGGTAAAGATGCCGAACATGCTCTTGATGAAGCAGGTATCACCGTAAATAAAAATACCATACCTTTCGAAACACGTTCTCCTTTTGTCACTTCCGGTGTACGTATTGGAACTCCGGCACTGACAACTCGTGGAATGAAAGAAGCGGAAATGGAAAAAGTAGCTGCATGGATTGATGCTGCTATCGGCTCCGCAGATAATGAAACTAAACTTGCTGCTATCAGCAAAGAAATTGCTGATTTTGCTAAGAATTACCCCTTGTTTGCATACTAG
- the fabF gene encoding beta-ketoacyl-ACP synthase II: MNRVVVTGVSAITPIGNDIDTSWENLLAGKSGIAGVTAFDATEFNARIAGEVKNFDAQSFIPPKQAKRMERFTQFAVAANQMLMESTGLKLEGNERERAGVVIGVGLGGLETIEKQHAKLEKSGPKKITPFFIPIIIGNMAAGQVSIFAEAQGPNLCMCTACASGTHSIGAAYTDIMLGRADVMICGGAESTITPLGFAGFTAMKALSTRNDDPETASRPFDAGRDGFVMGEGAGLLLLESLDHARARGAEILAEVVGFGASSDAYHMTAPPEDGAGMARAMNAAIREAKIDPSEIDHINAHGTSTKLNDFCETKAIKSVFGDHAKDIAISANKSQIGHLLGGAGGVEAAFAVKTLATGIIPGTANQFEADPDCDLDYCKDGKREQQVNYVLSNSFGFGGTNGCMLFKKFVD; the protein is encoded by the coding sequence ATGAACAGGGTAGTAGTTACTGGCGTTTCAGCCATCACCCCCATCGGTAATGACATAGACACCAGCTGGGAGAATCTCCTCGCCGGCAAGTCCGGTATTGCCGGCGTTACAGCATTTGATGCTACTGAATTTAACGCTCGCATTGCAGGTGAAGTCAAAAATTTTGATGCTCAAAGTTTCATTCCTCCTAAGCAGGCTAAGCGTATGGAAAGGTTCACGCAGTTTGCTGTGGCAGCCAATCAGATGCTTATGGAGTCCACCGGGCTTAAGCTGGAAGGAAATGAACGTGAGCGGGCTGGAGTCGTAATTGGCGTAGGTCTAGGTGGTCTTGAAACCATTGAAAAACAGCATGCCAAGCTCGAAAAATCCGGACCCAAAAAAATCACACCTTTTTTTATCCCAATCATCATAGGTAACATGGCTGCTGGTCAGGTTTCCATTTTTGCCGAAGCTCAGGGACCAAACCTGTGTATGTGTACAGCATGTGCATCCGGTACCCACTCCATCGGCGCAGCATACACCGACATCATGCTTGGTCGAGCTGATGTAATGATTTGCGGCGGAGCAGAGTCCACCATAACCCCGCTGGGTTTTGCCGGATTTACTGCCATGAAAGCTCTCTCTACCCGCAATGATGATCCAGAAACAGCATCACGCCCATTCGACGCAGGCCGTGATGGTTTTGTCATGGGTGAAGGAGCAGGTCTCCTGCTGCTTGAATCTCTTGACCATGCCAGAGCACGTGGTGCTGAAATACTCGCTGAAGTTGTCGGATTTGGTGCGTCTTCTGATGCTTACCACATGACAGCACCGCCGGAAGACGGAGCAGGTATGGCCCGCGCTATGAACGCAGCAATCCGTGAAGCGAAAATTGATCCTTCTGAAATTGATCATATTAACGCACACGGAACATCTACTAAACTGAACGATTTCTGTGAAACCAAAGCTATTAAATCCGTTTTTGGTGATCACGCAAAAGATATCGCTATCAGTGCTAACAAATCACAAATAGGTCACCTTCTTGGCGGTGCAGGCGGAGTTGAAGCTGCTTTTGCAGTTAAGACTCTTGCAACCGGAATTATCCCCGGAACTGCAAACCAGTTTGAAGCAGACCCAGACTGTGATCTTGATTACTGCAAAGACGGAAAACGTGAACAGCAGGTCAATTACGTTCTGAGCAACTCATTTGGATTTGGCGGGACTAACGGCTGTATGCTTTTCAAAAAATTTGTTGATTAG
- the acpP gene encoding acyl carrier protein produces MSAAEKVKAIIVDQLGVSEDEIKPEASFVEDLGADSLDLTELIMAMEEEFDVEIEDEDAQKIVKVKDAIAFVESKQ; encoded by the coding sequence ATGTCCGCAGCTGAAAAAGTAAAAGCAATTATAGTAGACCAGCTTGGCGTATCCGAAGACGAAATTAAACCCGAAGCATCCTTCGTTGAAGATCTCGGAGCAGACTCTCTTGACCTCACAGAACTCATCATGGCTATGGAAGAAGAGTTCGACGTAGAAATCGAAGATGAAGATGCTCAGAAGATTGTTAAAGTCAAGGATGCTATCGCATTCGTTGAGAGCAAGCAGTAG
- the fabG gene encoding 3-oxoacyl-[acyl-carrier-protein] reductase — protein sequence MSELPSTALVTGGSRGIGEACAKKLASDGFEVFITYVSRPDGAEKVCADIEAAGGKAKAFKLDSSDREAVTAFFKEEIKGKVKLDVLVNNGGITRDGLLVRMKDADWDRVMDVNLTGAFTCLRESAKIMMKQRYGRVINISSIVGQSGNAGQANYVSAKAGLIGLTKASAIELAPRGVTVNAVAPGFIQTDMTAELPENVMAHMMDNIPLKKLGTSDDIANAVSFLAKEESGYITGQTLAVNGGMYM from the coding sequence ATGAGTGAACTGCCAAGCACCGCCCTTGTTACGGGCGGCTCAAGAGGAATCGGCGAAGCTTGTGCTAAAAAGCTGGCCAGTGATGGATTTGAAGTATTTATTACTTACGTAAGCCGTCCTGACGGAGCTGAAAAAGTCTGTGCTGATATTGAAGCTGCAGGTGGTAAAGCCAAAGCTTTCAAACTTGATTCCTCTGATCGTGAAGCCGTTACAGCATTCTTCAAAGAAGAAATTAAGGGCAAAGTAAAACTTGATGTTCTGGTCAACAATGGTGGTATCACCAGAGACGGCCTTCTTGTCCGCATGAAAGATGCTGATTGGGACAGAGTTATGGATGTCAATCTTACAGGAGCCTTTACCTGTTTACGTGAATCCGCAAAGATCATGATGAAACAGCGTTATGGAAGAGTTATCAATATTTCCTCAATAGTCGGTCAGTCCGGTAACGCGGGACAGGCTAACTACGTATCAGCCAAGGCGGGTCTTATCGGACTCACCAAGGCAAGTGCCATTGAACTTGCTCCGCGTGGCGTTACTGTGAATGCAGTCGCTCCCGGATTTATTCAAACTGACATGACTGCTGAACTTCCTGAAAATGTCATGGCACACATGATGGATAATATACCGCTGAAAAAACTCGGCACATCCGACGATATAGCGAATGCTGTTTCTTTTCTTGCAAAAGAGGAATCAGGTTATATCACGGGACAGACTCTCGCCGTTAACGGCGGGATGTACATGTAG
- a CDS encoding beta-ketoacyl-ACP synthase III yields MSTFSHVRGLGFHVPERIYTNADLEKFVDTNDEWITTRTGIKQRHVVEDETCLDLVYGASVKALADANMDADELTHVIIATFTGDMPVPATSCVLLERLGIKNKVAMDLSAACSGFVYAIEVARALINLDPSAKILICGAEVLTSRVNWEDRSTCVLFGDGAGAAILTAGTEEEPGRVLDTLLSADGKPALNLTIKDSGSAHPYRLGDTVGKENFIEMQGREIYKHAVRSMTAISTEILAKHGLCADDVDVLLPHQANMRIIGAVGKKLGVPEEKVFVNVDKYGNTSAASIPIALAEAKESGFIKNGDLVLLTTFGGGLTWGASLIRF; encoded by the coding sequence ATGAGTACTTTCTCACACGTCAGGGGTCTTGGATTCCATGTCCCTGAAAGAATATACACAAACGCTGATCTTGAGAAATTTGTCGATACTAACGACGAATGGATAACTACCCGCACAGGAATCAAGCAGCGCCATGTTGTAGAAGACGAAACATGTCTTGATCTGGTTTACGGGGCTTCTGTAAAAGCTCTTGCCGATGCAAACATGGATGCGGATGAACTCACCCACGTAATCATAGCCACCTTCACTGGTGACATGCCTGTTCCTGCAACTTCATGTGTTCTTCTGGAGCGTCTGGGAATCAAGAATAAAGTAGCCATGGATCTTTCCGCTGCCTGCTCCGGTTTTGTCTATGCCATCGAGGTAGCCAGAGCACTCATTAATCTTGACCCAAGTGCGAAAATTCTTATTTGCGGTGCCGAAGTTCTTACCAGCAGGGTTAACTGGGAAGACCGTTCTACATGTGTCCTCTTCGGAGACGGTGCAGGAGCGGCTATTTTAACCGCAGGAACAGAAGAAGAACCGGGCAGGGTTCTAGACACCCTCCTTTCTGCAGACGGCAAGCCTGCGCTTAACCTGACTATCAAGGATTCTGGATCAGCGCATCCATACAGACTCGGCGATACTGTCGGCAAAGAAAATTTTATAGAAATGCAAGGACGCGAAATATATAAACATGCAGTCAGGTCCATGACGGCTATCTCAACTGAGATTCTTGCTAAACATGGGCTTTGTGCTGATGATGTTGATGTTCTGCTTCCCCATCAGGCCAATATGCGTATTATTGGCGCAGTTGGAAAAAAACTGGGTGTTCCTGAAGAAAAAGTATTTGTTAACGTCGATAAATACGGTAATACATCTGCTGCTTCCATTCCCATAGCGCTTGCTGAAGCAAAAGAAAGCGGATTCATTAAAAATGGTGACCTGGTGCTCTTAACCACTTTTGGTGGAGGTCTGACATGGGGAGCTTCCCTCATCCGTTTTTAA
- the plsX gene encoding phosphate acyltransferase PlsX: protein MPSIIPRIAVDAMGGDYGLKVIVPAAVNAAKKGLPITLVGDEYMIRAELEKLDTGSCTIDVVHASQVVTMEDKPADAMRKKKDSSIQVACRLVKEGKADGVVSAGNSGATVACGMFTIGRIKGVLRPGMAGILPTEKNPMVLIDVGANVDSKPEHLFQFGLMADVLARDVLGYERPRIGLLTIGEEEGKGNTLVKTTYDMLRGSSLNFVGNIEGRDIFTGDVDIAVCDGFVGNVALKLSEGLANSLGNLLKGELKRDIVSKLGAMLAMKAFKRFGRLVDKSEYGGAPVLGLKGIVLVCHGKADTLAVERAIEMAARFVKNDAVAHLKEGLAAHKEITEPTI, encoded by the coding sequence ATGCCTAGCATAATTCCTCGCATTGCCGTTGACGCAATGGGTGGCGACTACGGCCTTAAGGTAATCGTCCCAGCTGCAGTTAACGCTGCAAAGAAAGGATTACCGATTACTCTGGTTGGTGACGAGTACATGATCCGGGCCGAGCTTGAAAAGCTCGATACCGGATCATGTACTATTGACGTTGTCCATGCATCTCAGGTTGTCACAATGGAAGACAAACCAGCCGATGCAATGCGTAAAAAGAAGGACTCGTCAATTCAGGTGGCATGCAGGCTTGTAAAAGAAGGTAAAGCTGACGGTGTCGTCAGTGCCGGTAATTCCGGCGCAACCGTAGCCTGCGGAATGTTCACCATAGGTCGCATCAAAGGTGTACTTCGTCCTGGTATGGCCGGAATTCTGCCTACCGAAAAAAATCCCATGGTCCTTATTGATGTGGGAGCGAATGTTGACTCCAAACCGGAACACCTCTTTCAGTTCGGACTGATGGCCGACGTCCTTGCCCGTGATGTGCTTGGTTATGAAAGGCCACGTATCGGACTGCTGACTATCGGCGAAGAGGAAGGTAAAGGAAACACTCTGGTAAAAACCACCTACGATATGCTTAGAGGTTCATCACTGAACTTTGTCGGCAATATTGAAGGACGTGATATTTTCACAGGAGATGTTGACATTGCTGTTTGTGATGGTTTCGTAGGAAACGTAGCTCTAAAACTTTCAGAAGGACTGGCAAACAGTCTGGGCAACCTTCTCAAAGGTGAGCTAAAACGTGACATAGTCTCCAAACTGGGGGCCATGCTCGCAATGAAAGCTTTTAAAAGATTTGGTAGACTGGTAGACAAGTCTGAGTATGGTGGAGCTCCGGTTCTCGGACTCAAAGGAATTGTCCTTGTCTGCCATGGTAAAGCTGACACTCTGGCTGTCGAACGAGCCATTGAAATGGCCGCAAGATTCGTCAAAAATGATGCTGTAGCCCACCTCAAAGAAGGGCTGGCTGCTCATAAAGAAATAACTGAACCTACAATTTAG
- the rpmF gene encoding 50S ribosomal protein L32 codes for MAQPKKKTSKSRRNMRRSHDHVATPNVVYCECGEPIIAHRACSSCGSYKGRQVITTEDA; via the coding sequence ATGGCACAGCCGAAAAAGAAAACATCAAAATCCCGCAGAAACATGCGTCGTTCACACGACCACGTAGCAACACCTAACGTAGTTTACTGCGAATGCGGTGAACCTATCATCGCTCACAGAGCCTGCTCTTCTTGCGGTTCTTACAAAGGTCGTCAGGTAATCACCACTGAAGATGCCTAG
- a CDS encoding YceD family protein has product MSELLITLNDIPEEGQEFVFDDQKYWSDAWKQFKVDVREGDPLISEVYILPQENGCLVRGKTNGSVTIACDRCTVDYKHKISTEFEEYEQVADADDPEPSPVVKTKEGLILDLGALLWEQFAMALPIKPLCNDDCKGLCYKCGADLNKEKCDCEKEVGDPRLAVLRNLKIKN; this is encoded by the coding sequence ATGTCTGAACTTTTGATTACATTAAATGACATCCCCGAAGAGGGACAGGAATTTGTTTTCGATGACCAAAAATACTGGTCTGATGCATGGAAACAATTTAAAGTGGATGTCCGTGAGGGCGATCCCCTGATCTCTGAGGTTTACATTCTCCCTCAGGAGAACGGATGCTTGGTCCGTGGTAAAACAAACGGATCAGTAACTATTGCTTGTGATAGATGCACGGTAGACTACAAGCACAAAATTTCCACCGAATTCGAGGAATATGAGCAGGTGGCTGACGCTGATGACCCTGAACCGTCACCAGTTGTCAAAACCAAAGAAGGCTTAATACTCGACCTCGGTGCCCTCCTCTGGGAGCAATTTGCAATGGCCCTGCCAATAAAGCCCCTCTGCAATGATGATTGCAAAGGACTTTGTTACAAGTGCGGAGCCGACTTGAATAAAGAAAAATGCGATTGCGAAAAAGAAGTGGGCGATCCAAGGCTTGCGGTTTTACGCAATCTTAAGATAAAGAACTAA
- the rpmB gene encoding 50S ribosomal protein L28: MSQVCDICGKGPQTGNNVSHAHNKSKRRFMPNLQKVRTQLPSGEVKSIKACTRCIRSGAVIKPVAKKAAN; this comes from the coding sequence ATGTCCCAGGTATGCGATATATGCGGTAAAGGTCCTCAGACTGGCAACAACGTTTCTCATGCACACAACAAGTCCAAGAGACGTTTTATGCCTAACCTGCAGAAGGTCCGCACTCAGCTTCCAAGCGGTGAAGTAAAAAGCATCAAAGCTTGTACTCGCTGCATTCGTTCCGGCGCTGTAATAAAGCCCGTTGCTAAAAAAGCTGCGAACTAG
- a CDS encoding STAS/SEC14 domain-containing protein: MIEIMPESTGPMLAVKASKRLSEDDYAKVWIPALQEKIEKYGKGNCLLYMDENFEGWELKAMWEDTKFGIAHRNDFNKLAVVGGPSWVEWGTKIASLLMSCEVKTYEADQLAEALQWAAQQD, encoded by the coding sequence ATGATCGAAATTATGCCCGAGAGTACCGGCCCCATGCTGGCTGTTAAAGCGAGCAAAAGGCTATCTGAAGATGATTACGCAAAAGTATGGATTCCAGCTTTGCAAGAAAAAATTGAGAAATATGGCAAAGGAAACTGCCTTCTGTACATGGATGAAAATTTTGAAGGATGGGAATTAAAAGCCATGTGGGAAGACACAAAGTTTGGTATTGCCCATAGAAATGATTTTAACAAACTCGCCGTTGTGGGGGGGCCTTCATGGGTAGAATGGGGAACGAAAATAGCTTCCCTACTTATGAGTTGTGAAGTCAAAACGTATGAAGCAGACCAACTCGCTGAAGCTCTTCAATGGGCTGCTCAGCAGGACTAA
- a CDS encoding gamma-glutamyltransferase family protein, giving the protein MPQFEISKHYRPQFSFNSRRSPIYSTKNMVASSQPLATQAGIEILKSGGNAADTAIAVAAALAVVEPCSTGLGGDAFALYYQAKTNKVWALNGSGKSPQNLSLEKITAMGIKKELPKRHALTVNVPGAFAMWCDMIERHGSLPLAKIFSPAIRYAMQGFPVSPVTADLWRYGAQEVLKSSPNGLELLLNGKAPRTGEIMVNRSFGQTLAKLADLSPQKAKQLFYTGNISDKIVRIVQENGGFLTHEDMATHTSLWEESIKTDYRGYEIHECPPNGQGLAALIALNTLNNVDMEKTGSPMSTERLHYLIEAMRMAFADARQHITDPQKYGVPIKKLLSTEYGIKRAEQIQDDKANPAAKSGVPQNSSDTVYFCVVDKDGNGCSMVNSNYMEFGTGIVPDGLGFPLQNRGHNFSLDPSHSNVLAGGKRTYHTIIPGICLRTDKSLHSVFGVMGGFMQPQGHLQIISAMLDDAADPQEALDRLRFCIEPGEAGGKICLEEGIPEQTIQELAGMGHEIKICKGYRRSIFGRGQIISRKKENGVLCAGSDPRSDGCAAGLC; this is encoded by the coding sequence TTGCCACAATTTGAAATATCTAAACATTACCGACCCCAATTTTCCTTCAATTCACGCAGATCACCTATTTACTCCACTAAAAATATGGTTGCATCCAGCCAGCCTTTGGCAACGCAAGCAGGAATTGAAATTCTAAAATCAGGAGGCAATGCCGCTGATACAGCAATTGCAGTAGCAGCAGCTCTTGCGGTGGTTGAACCTTGCAGCACAGGTCTTGGAGGAGATGCATTTGCACTATATTACCAAGCAAAAACAAATAAAGTATGGGCTCTTAACGGATCGGGCAAATCACCACAAAATTTATCTTTAGAAAAAATTACAGCTATGGGGATTAAAAAAGAACTGCCTAAACGCCATGCCTTGACTGTTAATGTTCCCGGAGCATTCGCTATGTGGTGTGATATGATAGAACGCCATGGTTCCCTTCCCCTGGCTAAAATTTTCTCACCTGCGATACGCTATGCTATGCAGGGCTTTCCTGTAAGTCCGGTGACTGCCGATCTTTGGAGGTATGGAGCACAGGAGGTATTAAAATCCAGCCCAAATGGATTGGAATTACTGCTCAATGGCAAAGCCCCACGAACAGGCGAAATAATGGTCAACCGATCCTTCGGACAAACTCTGGCAAAACTGGCTGACTTAAGCCCTCAAAAAGCAAAACAACTTTTCTACACAGGAAACATCTCCGACAAAATAGTCCGCATTGTACAAGAAAACGGAGGGTTTTTAACCCATGAAGATATGGCCACACATACCAGTCTATGGGAAGAATCCATTAAAACGGACTACAGAGGTTACGAGATACATGAATGTCCTCCAAACGGACAGGGATTAGCTGCGCTGATTGCTTTAAATACATTAAACAATGTGGACATGGAGAAGACAGGCTCACCTATGTCAACTGAACGCCTGCATTACCTGATTGAAGCCATGCGCATGGCCTTTGCCGATGCAAGACAGCACATTACCGATCCACAAAAATATGGAGTCCCGATAAAGAAACTGCTGTCAACTGAATATGGCATTAAACGAGCAGAACAAATTCAAGATGATAAAGCTAACCCAGCAGCAAAGTCAGGAGTGCCACAAAATTCATCTGATACTGTATACTTCTGCGTAGTTGATAAAGACGGTAACGGATGTTCAATGGTAAATTCAAACTACATGGAATTCGGTACAGGAATTGTCCCTGACGGACTTGGGTTCCCTCTTCAAAATCGCGGCCACAATTTTTCACTTGATCCCAGCCACTCCAATGTTCTGGCTGGAGGTAAACGCACTTACCATACCATAATTCCCGGCATCTGCTTACGCACTGATAAATCTCTACACTCCGTATTCGGTGTCATGGGTGGATTTATGCAGCCACAGGGACACCTTCAGATCATATCGGCAATGCTTGACGATGCAGCAGATCCTCAGGAAGCACTCGATAGACTGCGATTCTGCATAGAGCCCGGCGAAGCCGGAGGAAAAATATGCCTTGAAGAAGGTATTCCAGAGCAAACTATTCAAGAACTTGCTGGCATGGGCCATGAAATTAAAATTTGCAAAGGATACAGACGCTCTATTTTTGGACGTGGTCAAATAATTTCACGAAAAAAAGAGAATGGAGTTCTTTGCGCAGGATCTGACCCCAGATCAGATGGTTGTGCAGCTGGTTTATGTTAG
- a CDS encoding substrate-binding periplasmic protein → MAENYPPYCYEHDGKPTGFFVDIFRLLESRMDMKKNEIHFLPWARSYKRLLNGTGDVLFPMGMTPQRHEQFKFVGPVFWNTVYFYRKKGSKIDIGSIEDAKKTRRIAVTRDDLYYYKLVNKGFTNLDLSAGHEYDFLKVLKGRAALTPMGDITYFPFMKKHSDLNADDYEKIGPPIFLTTTYLAFALKTPDFVIKKWQRALDEVMQDGTWQLIMDKYFPISK, encoded by the coding sequence ATGGCAGAGAATTATCCTCCATATTGCTATGAACATGATGGCAAGCCTACGGGATTTTTTGTTGATATATTTCGGCTTTTAGAGAGTCGAATGGATATGAAAAAAAATGAAATTCATTTTTTGCCATGGGCACGATCCTATAAAAGATTACTAAACGGAACTGGGGATGTTCTTTTTCCTATGGGTATGACTCCGCAGCGTCATGAACAGTTTAAATTTGTAGGGCCTGTTTTTTGGAATACTGTATATTTTTATCGTAAAAAAGGTTCTAAAATAGATATTGGAAGTATTGAAGATGCCAAGAAAACAAGAAGGATTGCAGTAACCAGAGACGATCTTTATTATTACAAGTTAGTGAATAAGGGATTTACAAATCTGGATTTAAGTGCCGGGCATGAATACGATTTTTTGAAAGTGCTAAAAGGCAGAGCAGCTCTGACTCCGATGGGAGATATTACATATTTTCCATTTATGAAAAAGCATAGTGATCTGAATGCAGATGATTATGAAAAGATTGGGCCCCCCATTTTTTTGACAACCACATACTTGGCTTTTGCTTTAAAGACTCCTGACTTTGTTATTAAGAAATGGCAAAGGGCGCTTGATGAAGTTATGCAGGATGGCACATGGCAGCTTATTATGGATAAATATTTTCCAATTTCGAAGTAA